Proteins from a genomic interval of Natator depressus isolate rNatDep1 chromosome 20, rNatDep2.hap1, whole genome shotgun sequence:
- the ZNF653 gene encoding zinc finger protein 653: protein MSEAQRGPAPAAAAEEEEPEEEEAGPGAGEAGAGGGGRKARGRPRLTESDRARRRLESRKKYDVRRVYLGEAHGPWVDLRRRSGWSDAKLAAYLLGLERGQRAGRRGKPWEQIPKKPKRKKRRRRNVNCLKNMVIWYEDHKNRCPYEPHLSELDPTFGLYTTAVWQCEAGHRYFQDLHSPLKPLSDSENESDDAGNGVGAGSSDSSEESSSSGSEEQPESRQAKAQQQLPPSAVEGGSSSGLITQDGIHIPFEHHIENLTAEQGASMCHNPPLNGPESMETVVCVPMPVQVGSGHGTLFENVTQETLGEVVASCPVQGMMQGSQVIIIAGPGYDALTAEGIQLNVTSSGGEEMPCTMIEGVAAYTQTEPENMQPSSGEPVESGECIETKKEKEDLYGLKKEELQPPPEMEMPEDLEPAQENMEPEPEEMDGSDMSAIIYEIPKEPEKRRRSRRGRVMDADGMLEMFHCPYEGCSQVYVALSSFQNHVNLVHRKGKTKVCPHPGCGKKFYLSNHLRRHMIIHSGVREFTCETCGKSFKRKNHLEVHRRTHTGETPLQCEICGYQCRQRASLNWHMKKHTSEVQYNFTCEHCGKRFEKMDSVKFHKLKSHPDHKAT from the exons ATGAGCGAGGCGCAGCGGGGCCCGGCCCCGGCCGCGGcggcggaggaggaggagcccgaggaggaggaggccggGCCCGGCgcgggggaggcgggggctggcggCGGCGGCCGCAAGGCCCGGGGGCGGCCCCGCCTGACCGAGTCCGACCGGGCCCGGCGCCGCCTCGAGTCCCGCAAGAAGTACGACGTGCGGCGGGTGTACCTGGGCGAGGCGCACGGGCCCTGGGTGGACCTGCGGCGGCGCAGCGGCTGGAGCGACGCCAAGCTGGCGGCCTAtctgctggggctggagcgggggCAGCGCGCGGGGCGCCGCGG GAAACCATGGGAGCAAATCCCTAAAAAGCCAAAACGAAAGAAAA GAAGGAGGCGGAACGTCAACTGCCTGAAGAATATGGTGATCTGGTACGAGGACCACAAGAACCGCTGCCCCTACGAGCCCCACCTGTCGGAGCTAGACCCCACCTTTGGGCTGTACACCACGGCCGTGTGGCAGTGCGAGGCCGGGCACCGCTACTTCCAGGACCTGCACTCCCCTCTGAAGCCGCTCAGTGACTCCGAGAACGAGAGTGACGATG CTGGCAACGGGGTAGGGGCCGGAAGCTCGGACTCCTCCGAGGAGAGCTCCAGCTCGGGGTCGGAGGAGCAGCCTGAGAGCCGTCAGGCcaaggcccagcagcagctgcctccgTCGGCCGTGGAAGGCGGGAGCAGCAGCGGCCTCATCACGCAGGACGGCATCCACATCCCGTTCGAGCACCACATCGAGAACCTGACGGCCGAGCAGGGCGCCTCCATGTGCCACAACCCGCCTCTCAACGGCCCGGAGAGCATGGAGACCGTGGTGTGCGTCCCCATGCCCGTCCAGGTGGGCTCAGGCCACGGGACTCTCTTTGAGAACGTGACGCAGGAGACTCTCGGGGAGGTGGTGGCCAGCTGCCCTGTGCAGGGCATGATGCAGGGCTCCCAGGTGATCATCATCGCCGGGCCCGGCTACGACGCCCTGACGGCGGAGGGCATCCAGCTCAACGTCACCAGCAGCGGGGGTGAGGAGATGCCCTGCACCATGATCGAGGGCGTCGCCGCCTACACCCAGACAGAGCCGGAGAACATGCAGCCCAGCAGCGGGGAACCGGTGGAGAGCGGGGAGTGCATTGAAACCAAAAAAG AAAAAGAAGACCTTTATGGGCTCAAAAAGGAGGAGCTGCAGCCCCCCCCGGAAATGGAGATGCCGGAAGACCTGGAGCCGGCCCAAGAGAACATGGAGCCGGAGCCCGAGGAGATGGACGGCAGTGACATGTCGGCCATCATCTACGAGATTCCGAAGGAACCAGAGAA GAGGCGGCGAAGCAGACGGGGCCGTGTGATGGATGCCGACGGCATGCTGGAAATGTTCCACTGCCCGTACGAAGGATGCAGCCAGGTCTACGTAGCACTTAGTAGCTTTCAG AATCACGTCAACCTCGTCCAccggaaaggaaaaacaaaagtgtgTCCCCACCCAGGCTGTGGCAAGAAGTTCTACCTGTCCAACCATCTCCGCAGGCACATGATCATTCACTCAG GCGTCCGTGAATTTACCTGTGAAACCTGTGGGAAATCTTTCAAGCGGAAGAATCATCTGGAGGTGCATCGCCGGACACACACGGGAGAGACGCCCCTCCA GTGCGAGATCTGTGGGTACCAGTGCCGGCAGAGAGCGTCTCTCAACTGGCACATGAAGAAGCACACTTCCGAAGTTCAGTACAACTTCACCTGCGAGCACTGTGGCAAACGCTTCGAAAAGATGGACAGCGTCAAATTCCACAAGCTAAAGAGCCACCCAGATCACAAGGCCACGTGA